The Clostridiales bacterium genome includes a window with the following:
- a CDS encoding 50S ribosomal protein L7ae-like protein, with the protein MTNADIKKLINNSSVLVGTRQVLKACAKGALRCVILASDADESICNKIVQTCAQHNTEVYNFPSKRELGKLAGIDVASAVVGIEKN; encoded by the coding sequence ATGACTAACGCGGACATCAAAAAGCTTATCAACAATTCTTCGGTGCTTGTCGGGACAAGGCAGGTGCTGAAGGCGTGCGCTAAAGGCGCCTTGCGGTGTGTGATTTTGGCGTCCGACGCGGACGAGAGCATTTGCAACAAAATAGTCCAGACTTGCGCCCAGCATAATACCGAAGTTTATAACTTCCCGTCCAAACGCGAGCTGGGCAAGCTTGCCGGGATAGACGTTGCAAGCGCGGTTGTGGGTATAGAAAAAAATTGA